One genomic window of Oncorhynchus clarkii lewisi isolate Uvic-CL-2024 chromosome 5, UVic_Ocla_1.0, whole genome shotgun sequence includes the following:
- the LOC139408432 gene encoding dolichyldiphosphatase 1 codes for MASEEQCSVPLRWRSISLTHIEFPAGDLTGQMLAYTSLLPIAILIGFVTLIVFKRELHTISSFGGLVLNEGVNWLLKHILREPRPCEGAHTTLTTEYGMPSSHSQFIWFFVVYFFLFLYLRMHQTNNARCVELLWRHILSITLLGVALSVSYSRVYLLYHTWSQVFYGGVAGSTIGVVWFFFTQEVLTPLFPKIAAWPISEFFLVRDTSLIPNILWFEYTVTRSEARNRQRKLGTKLQ; via the exons ATGGCGTCTGAAGAACAGTGCTCGGTACCACTTCGATGGCGGTCGATATCGCTAACCCACATAGAGTTCCCTGCTG GTGATCTGACTGGACAAATGTTGGCCTACACCAGCCTGCTGCCCATAGCGATCCTCATAGGCTTTGTCACCCTCATAGTGTTCAAGCGTGAACTGCACACG ATCTCCTCCTTCGGTGGGCTCGTCCTGAACGAAGGTGTGAATTGGCTGCTGAAGCATATTCTACGGGAGCCCCGCCCATGTGAAG GAGCTCACACAACCCTGACAACAGAGTATGGGATGCCCTCCAGTCATTCCCAGTTCATCTGGTTTTTTGTTGTTTACTTCTTTCTTTTCCTTTATTTAAG AATGCATCAAACGAACAACGCTCGGTGTGTGGAGCTGCTGTGGAGACACATACTGTCCATCACCTTGTTGGGGGTGGCCTTATCAGTGTCATACAGCAG GGTGTACCTGTTGTACCACACTTGGAGTCAGGTCTTCTATGGGGGAGTGGCCGGTAGCACCATAGGAGTAGTCTGGTTCTTCTTCACACAGGAGGTGCTTACACCGCTATTCCCCAAGATAGCAGCATG GCCGATATCAGAGTTCTTTCTGGTGCGGGACACGAGCCTGATCCCCAACATCCTTTGGTTTGAGTACACAGTGACCAGGTCAGAGGCGAG AAACAGACAACGGAAGCTTGGAACAAAGCTTCAGTGA